A DNA window from Allokutzneria albata contains the following coding sequences:
- a CDS encoding LysR family transcriptional regulator has protein sequence MDARRVLLFREIARHGSLSAAARALGWTQPAISQHLRGLEREVAQPLVVREATGVRLTDAGTALLRHADALAARLAAAEDELAMLADLRSGRLRIAAFPSAAATVAPRLMTELTRRYPDLDVRLVEVEPPEALGLLRAGDCDLAIVFDHAPADTDLAVHPVRDDPVRVVLAADHPLAAQRTVDLAKLARDRWIAGCARCRDHLLRLSRRAGFEPDIRHETDDYVVVQNLVAAGFAVALLPRLALDAFTHPGVSVAPVRGGASRVVSAVTVAGSDGVPAIKAAIGLLRTAGGRTRSASR, from the coding sequence GTGGATGCGCGACGCGTGCTGCTCTTCCGGGAGATCGCCCGGCACGGTTCGCTCAGCGCGGCGGCGCGCGCCCTGGGCTGGACGCAGCCCGCGATCAGCCAGCACCTCCGCGGACTGGAGCGCGAGGTCGCACAGCCGCTGGTCGTACGTGAGGCGACGGGCGTGCGGCTCACCGACGCCGGCACCGCGCTGCTGCGTCACGCGGACGCTCTCGCGGCCCGGCTCGCGGCCGCCGAGGACGAGCTGGCGATGCTGGCCGACCTGCGTTCCGGCAGGCTCCGCATCGCGGCGTTCCCGTCAGCGGCCGCGACCGTGGCGCCACGGCTGATGACCGAGCTGACCCGGCGGTACCCCGACCTCGACGTCCGCCTCGTCGAGGTCGAGCCGCCGGAAGCACTCGGCCTGCTCCGCGCGGGCGACTGCGATCTGGCCATCGTCTTCGACCACGCGCCCGCGGACACCGACCTCGCGGTGCACCCGGTGCGCGACGATCCCGTTCGGGTGGTGCTCGCGGCTGATCATCCCCTTGCGGCGCAACGGACGGTGGACCTCGCGAAGCTTGCGCGCGACAGGTGGATCGCGGGCTGCGCGCGGTGCCGGGACCACCTGCTCCGGCTGAGCCGTCGAGCGGGCTTCGAGCCGGACATCCGCCACGAGACCGACGACTACGTGGTGGTGCAGAACCTCGTCGCCGCCGGCTTCGCGGTGGCGTTGCTGCCGCGGCTGGCCTTGGACGCCTTCACCCATCCCGGGGTGTCGGTCGCGCCGGTCCGCGGCGGCGCGTCCCGTGTGGTCTCCGCCGTCACCGTCGCCGGGTCCGACGGCGTCCCCGCGATCAAGGCCGCGATCGGGCTTCTGCGAACGGCAGGCGGTCGAACACGATCCGCATCTCGATGA
- the secG gene encoding preprotein translocase subunit SecG, which translates to MQLFLQIMLIASSIVLILLVLLHRGRGGGLSSLFGGGMQSSLSGSSVVEKNLDRITIFVGAVWLISIVGVGLLLKTGA; encoded by the coding sequence ATGCAGCTTTTTCTTCAGATCATGTTGATCGCGTCGAGCATTGTGCTCATTCTGCTCGTGCTGCTGCACCGTGGGCGTGGAGGCGGTCTGTCCTCCCTGTTCGGCGGTGGCATGCAGTCGAGCCTGTCCGGCTCCAGTGTGGTGGAGAAGAACCTCGACCGGATCACGATCTTCGTGGGCGCGGTCTGGTTGATCTCCATCGTCGGGGTCGGCCTGCTGCTCAAGACGGGCGCATGA
- the gap gene encoding type I glyceraldehyde-3-phosphate dehydrogenase: MTVRVGVNGFGRIGRNFWRAVQASGQDIEIVAFNDLGDVATMAHLLKYDSILGRLDGDVSVTDEGISVNGRTIRALAERDPGKLPWKDLGVDVVVESTGFFTDATAARKHVDEGGAKKVIISAPAKNEDLTVVFGANEGRYDGSQTVISNASCTTNCLAPMAKVLHDTFTIEKGLMTTIHAYTQDQNLQDAPHKDLRRARAAALNIVPTSTGAAKAIGLVLPELKGKLDGYALRVPVPTGSATDLTVTVGRETSVEEVNAALKAAAEGALKGILRYSDEPIVSTDIVTDPASCIFDAPLTKVIGNQVKVVGWYDNEWGYSNRLVDLVSLVASKL, encoded by the coding sequence GTGACGGTTCGCGTGGGCGTGAACGGCTTCGGCCGTATTGGGCGCAACTTCTGGCGGGCGGTCCAGGCCAGCGGCCAGGACATCGAGATCGTGGCCTTCAACGACCTCGGTGACGTCGCGACCATGGCCCACCTGCTCAAGTACGACAGCATCCTCGGCCGCCTCGACGGCGACGTCTCGGTCACCGACGAGGGCATCTCGGTCAACGGCAGGACCATCCGCGCGCTGGCCGAGCGCGACCCGGGCAAGCTGCCCTGGAAGGACCTGGGCGTCGACGTCGTCGTCGAGTCCACCGGCTTCTTCACCGACGCCACCGCCGCGCGCAAGCACGTCGACGAGGGTGGCGCCAAGAAGGTCATCATCTCCGCGCCCGCCAAGAACGAGGACCTGACCGTGGTCTTCGGCGCGAACGAGGGCCGCTACGACGGTTCGCAGACGGTGATCTCCAACGCCTCCTGCACCACCAACTGCCTTGCCCCGATGGCGAAGGTCCTGCACGACACCTTCACCATCGAGAAGGGCCTGATGACCACGATCCACGCCTACACGCAGGACCAGAACCTGCAGGACGCGCCGCACAAGGACCTGCGCCGCGCCCGTGCCGCCGCGCTGAACATCGTGCCCACCAGCACCGGTGCGGCGAAGGCGATCGGCCTGGTGCTGCCGGAGCTCAAGGGCAAGCTGGACGGCTACGCCCTGCGCGTGCCCGTGCCCACCGGCTCGGCGACCGACCTCACCGTCACCGTGGGCCGCGAGACCTCGGTCGAGGAGGTCAACGCCGCGCTGAAGGCCGCGGCCGAGGGCGCGCTGAAGGGCATCCTGCGCTACAGCGACGAGCCGATCGTCTCCACCGACATCGTCACCGACCCGGCGTCGTGCATCTTCGACGCGCCGCTGACCAAGGTCATCGGCAACCAGGTCAAGGTGGTCGGCTGGTACGACAACGAGTGGGGCTACTCCAACCGCCTCGTCGACCTCGTCTCCCTCGTCGCCTCCAAGCTCTGA
- a CDS encoding RNA polymerase subunit sigma-70 — protein sequence MSRDAHEFHQLTAPYHRELRVHCYRLLGSLTDAEDAVQETLLAAWRGLDDFEGRASLRAWLYRIATNRCLSELRSAKRRLPVAPVPPFEVPEPTSHSDITWLQPYPDDPAAQHESREAVELAFIAALQHLPPRQAAAVVLRDVLDFTLDEVASMLGTGTTAVKGILQRARAALPAPSARPTLDEERDLARRFAEAFSADDVEGVVALLTDDAWLSMPPAPHAYRGREAIAAFLTASATWRAGRHFRLVPTRANGQPAFVCHLDGEMTSAIVLTITAPGIGAITHFLDETLAATLGTP from the coding sequence ATGAGCCGCGACGCGCATGAGTTTCACCAGCTCACGGCGCCTTATCACCGTGAGCTTCGTGTGCACTGCTACCGGCTGCTCGGATCGCTCACCGACGCCGAGGACGCGGTTCAGGAGACGCTGCTCGCGGCGTGGCGCGGCCTCGACGACTTCGAGGGGCGGGCGTCGCTGCGGGCGTGGTTGTACCGGATCGCCACCAATCGCTGTCTGAGCGAACTGCGCAGTGCGAAGCGTCGTCTGCCGGTCGCTCCGGTTCCCCCGTTCGAAGTTCCGGAACCCACCAGCCACAGCGACATCACGTGGCTTCAGCCCTATCCGGACGATCCGGCCGCGCAGCACGAGTCGCGCGAGGCCGTCGAACTCGCGTTCATCGCCGCGCTCCAACACCTTCCGCCGCGTCAGGCCGCCGCGGTGGTCCTGCGGGACGTACTGGACTTCACGCTCGACGAGGTCGCTTCCATGCTCGGCACGGGGACGACCGCGGTCAAAGGCATCCTCCAGCGCGCTCGCGCCGCGCTGCCCGCACCGTCCGCGCGGCCCACCCTCGATGAGGAACGGGATCTCGCACGGCGCTTCGCGGAAGCGTTCTCCGCCGACGACGTCGAAGGCGTGGTCGCGTTGCTGACCGACGACGCCTGGCTCTCCATGCCGCCCGCCCCGCACGCCTACCGAGGACGCGAGGCGATCGCGGCCTTCCTCACCGCCAGCGCCACCTGGCGCGCAGGGCGGCACTTCCGCCTGGTGCCCACGCGCGCCAACGGTCAACCGGCGTTCGTGTGCCACCTCGACGGCGAGATGACGAGCGCGATCGTGCTGACGATCACGGCACCGGGGATCGGCGCGATCACGCACTTCCTCGACGAAACCCTTGCGGCGACGCTAGGAACTCCCTGA
- the whiA gene encoding DNA-binding protein WhiA, translating to MAMTAAVKDELSRLSVTKTCCRRAEVSSLLRFAGGLHIVAGRVVVEAELDTGVAARRLRKEIHELFGHNSDVHVITSGGLRKGTRYVVRVVRDGDGLARQTGLLDPRGRPVRGLPAPVVSGGVCDAEAAWRGAFLAHGSLTEPGRSSALEVTCPGPEAALALVGAARRMGIQAKSREVRGADRVVVRDGDSIGALLTRLGAHSSVLAWEERRMRREVRATANRLANFDDANLRRSARAAVAAAARVERALDILGPDAPEHLVAAGRLRLAHRQASLEELGQLADPQMTKDAVAGRIRRLLAMADKKARDLSIPDTESAVTADMLDA from the coding sequence ATGGCGATGACCGCGGCGGTCAAGGACGAGCTGAGCCGCTTGTCGGTGACCAAGACCTGCTGCAGGCGGGCCGAGGTCTCCTCCCTGCTGCGCTTCGCGGGCGGGCTGCACATCGTGGCCGGGCGCGTGGTCGTGGAGGCCGAGCTGGACACCGGCGTGGCCGCGCGCAGGCTGCGCAAGGAGATCCACGAGCTGTTCGGCCACAACTCGGACGTGCACGTGATCACCTCCGGCGGGCTGCGCAAGGGCACCCGCTACGTGGTGCGCGTGGTCCGCGACGGCGACGGGCTGGCCCGGCAGACCGGCCTGCTCGACCCGAGGGGCCGCCCGGTGCGCGGGCTGCCCGCGCCGGTGGTCTCCGGCGGCGTCTGCGATGCCGAGGCCGCGTGGCGCGGGGCGTTCCTGGCGCACGGGTCGCTGACCGAGCCGGGCCGCTCCTCCGCGCTGGAGGTGACCTGCCCCGGCCCCGAGGCGGCGCTGGCCCTGGTCGGCGCGGCCAGGCGGATGGGCATCCAGGCCAAGTCCCGCGAGGTGCGCGGCGCCGACCGGGTGGTGGTCCGCGACGGGGACTCCATCGGCGCGCTGCTGACCCGACTGGGCGCGCACTCCAGCGTGCTGGCGTGGGAGGAGCGGCGGATGCGCCGCGAGGTGCGGGCCACCGCGAACCGGCTGGCCAACTTCGACGACGCCAACCTCCGCCGGTCCGCGCGGGCCGCGGTGGCCGCCGCGGCCAGGGTGGAGCGGGCGCTGGACATCCTCGGCCCGGACGCGCCGGAGCACCTGGTCGCCGCCGGGCGGCTGCGGCTGGCGCACCGCCAGGCGTCGCTGGAGGAACTGGGCCAGCTGGCCGATCCGCAGATGACCAAGGACGCGGTGGCGGGCCGGATAAGGCGTCTGCTGGCGATGGCCGACAAGAAGGCACGCGACCTGTCCATCCCCGACACCGAGTCCGCGGTCACCGCCGACATGCTGGACGCCTGA
- a CDS encoding nuclear transport factor 2 family protein has product MTALATALAYHKAWTDHDLEHAMTYIADDVVCHAPAGLVQGAQAFHAFMGPFVESLEAAALLACYGDDTTALLMYDTETVLVPSAPGAELLTVRDGKIIEMRIVFDRLPFAEARSRP; this is encoded by the coding sequence ATGACCGCGCTCGCCACCGCGTTGGCCTATCACAAGGCTTGGACCGACCACGACCTCGAGCACGCGATGACCTACATCGCCGACGACGTCGTGTGCCACGCGCCTGCCGGACTTGTCCAAGGGGCGCAAGCGTTTCACGCCTTCATGGGTCCGTTCGTCGAGAGCCTGGAGGCTGCCGCGCTCCTGGCCTGCTACGGCGACGACACCACCGCGCTGCTGATGTACGACACCGAGACGGTCCTGGTGCCCAGCGCGCCCGGTGCGGAGCTGCTGACCGTGCGCGACGGCAAGATCATCGAGATGCGGATCGTGTTCGACCGCCTGCCGTTCGCAGAAGCCCGATCGCGGCCTTGA
- a CDS encoding aspartate/glutamate racemase family protein yields MRTIGLLGGMSWVSSAEYYRLVNELVRRELGGFHSARCVLYSVDFADVQRLQAEARWTEAGELLGSAARKLEAAGADLILLCTNTMHEIADRVQSAIRVPLLHLADATARAVIAAGVRRVGLLGTAYTMERDYYRGRLESHGLDVLVPNAADRAAVHGVIYDELVRGEMSEASRRLYREVIARFADAGAEGVILGCTEIELLVTQDDSPLPVFPTTRLHVEAAVADALQWAT; encoded by the coding sequence ATGCGGACGATCGGTCTTCTGGGCGGCATGAGCTGGGTGAGCAGCGCCGAGTACTACCGGCTGGTGAACGAGCTGGTCCGGCGGGAGCTGGGTGGGTTCCACTCGGCCAGGTGCGTGCTGTACTCCGTGGACTTCGCCGACGTCCAACGGCTGCAGGCCGAAGCGCGGTGGACCGAGGCCGGAGAACTCCTCGGCTCGGCGGCGCGCAAGCTGGAGGCGGCGGGCGCGGACCTCATCCTGTTGTGCACCAACACGATGCACGAGATCGCTGACCGTGTTCAGTCCGCCATCAGGGTTCCGCTGCTGCACCTCGCGGACGCGACCGCGCGAGCCGTCATCGCCGCCGGGGTGCGCCGCGTCGGCTTGCTGGGCACGGCTTACACGATGGAGCGGGACTACTACCGCGGGCGGCTCGAAAGCCACGGGCTCGACGTGCTCGTGCCGAACGCCGCCGATCGTGCCGCCGTGCACGGCGTCATCTACGACGAACTGGTCAGGGGCGAGATGTCCGAGGCGTCGCGGAGGCTTTACCGCGAGGTCATCGCCCGGTTCGCGGACGCGGGCGCGGAGGGCGTGATCCTCGGCTGCACCGAGATCGAGCTGTTGGTCACGCAGGATGACAGCCCGCTGCCGGTGTTCCCGACCACCCGCCTACACGTCGAGGCGGCGGTGGCTGACGCGCTGCAATGGGCGACGTGA
- a CDS encoding BP74-related protein — MFVAAYFAFRQQGGREFVFQLTCRNRIAHARRILAGEEREKVNVFGRIILSAKPYNPGWSYHLEPDSVQFFAAATERKIADVLRTGGQRGEVSGIFLPGGYWFPRGSRVLREVRGF, encoded by the coding sequence ATGTTTGTCGCAGCCTATTTTGCGTTCCGACAACAAGGAGGCCGAGAGTTCGTCTTCCAGCTTACCTGCAGGAACAGGATAGCCCATGCGCGAAGGATTCTCGCCGGAGAGGAACGCGAGAAGGTAAACGTATTCGGCAGAATCATACTCAGCGCGAAGCCCTACAATCCGGGATGGAGCTACCACCTTGAGCCGGACAGCGTCCAATTCTTCGCGGCCGCGACCGAGAGGAAGATCGCCGACGTACTGCGCACCGGCGGTCAGCGTGGCGAGGTCAGCGGAATTTTCCTACCAGGAGGTTACTGGTTTCCACGTGGTTCGAGAGTCCTTCGTGAAGTCCGCGGTTTCTGA
- the tpiA gene encoding triose-phosphate isomerase has translation MARKPLIAGNWKMNLNHFEAIALTQKIAFSLPAKYFDKVEVVVLPPFTDIRSVQTLTDGDKLLSKYGAQDISPYDSGAYTGDVSGPMLAKLGCSYVVVGHSERREYHAETDELVNRKVRAALKHGMSPILCVGEQLEVREAGNHVQHCTDQLIAGLKGLKAEQVKDVVIAYEPVWAIGTGKVATAADAQEVCGALRAALAEKYGPEISAAVRVLYGGSVKSGNISELMKGDDVDGALVGGASLDGEEFAKLCALAAGGPLP, from the coding sequence ATGGCCCGCAAGCCGCTCATCGCCGGCAACTGGAAGATGAACCTCAACCACTTCGAGGCCATCGCCCTGACGCAGAAGATCGCGTTCTCGTTGCCCGCCAAGTACTTCGACAAGGTCGAGGTCGTCGTGCTGCCGCCGTTCACCGACATCCGCAGCGTGCAGACCCTGACCGACGGGGACAAGCTGCTGTCGAAGTACGGCGCCCAGGACATCTCCCCGTACGACTCCGGCGCCTACACCGGTGACGTCTCCGGGCCGATGCTGGCCAAGCTGGGCTGCTCCTACGTGGTGGTCGGGCACTCCGAGCGCCGCGAGTACCACGCGGAGACCGACGAGCTGGTCAACCGCAAGGTGCGCGCGGCGCTCAAGCACGGCATGTCGCCCATCCTGTGCGTCGGCGAGCAGCTGGAGGTCCGCGAGGCGGGCAACCACGTCCAGCACTGCACCGACCAGCTCATCGCTGGCCTGAAGGGGCTCAAGGCCGAGCAGGTCAAGGACGTGGTGATCGCCTACGAGCCGGTGTGGGCCATCGGCACGGGCAAGGTGGCGACCGCCGCCGACGCCCAGGAGGTCTGCGGCGCGCTGCGGGCCGCGCTGGCGGAGAAGTACGGCCCGGAGATCTCCGCCGCGGTCCGCGTCCTCTACGGCGGTTCGGTCAAGTCCGGCAACATCAGCGAGCTGATGAAGGGCGACGACGTCGACGGTGCCCTGGTCGGCGGGGCCAGCCTGGACGGCGAGGAGTTCGCCAAGCTCTGCGCGCTCGCCGCCGGTGGGCCGCTGCCGTAA
- a CDS encoding (2Fe-2S)-binding protein has product MPEHTFILNGEQVTVDVEDDVRLLWVLRDILGVTGPKYGCGVEVCKACASHINGKVFNPCAVRVGDIKPTDRITTIEGLPGTVGTPLHPMQQAWIDRDVAQCGYCQPGQIMTAVAKVRQAKAQGRKITDADLDEIRNICRCGTYNRIREAIASAAERM; this is encoded by the coding sequence GTGCCCGAACACACCTTCATCCTCAACGGCGAGCAGGTCACCGTCGACGTCGAGGACGATGTCCGGCTGTTGTGGGTGCTGCGCGACATCCTCGGCGTCACGGGCCCGAAGTACGGCTGCGGCGTCGAGGTCTGCAAGGCCTGCGCCAGCCACATCAACGGCAAGGTCTTCAACCCCTGCGCGGTCCGCGTCGGCGACATCAAGCCCACCGACCGGATCACCACCATCGAGGGACTGCCCGGCACCGTCGGCACACCCCTGCACCCCATGCAGCAGGCCTGGATCGACCGCGACGTGGCCCAGTGCGGCTACTGCCAGCCGGGCCAGATCATGACCGCGGTCGCGAAGGTCCGCCAGGCCAAGGCCCAGGGCAGGAAGATCACCGACGCCGATCTCGACGAGATCCGCAACATCTGCCGGTGCGGCACCTACAACCGCATTCGGGAGGCCATCGCCTCCGCCGCCGAGCGCATGTAG
- the pgl gene encoding 6-phosphogluconolactonase, with protein MTRPQVVVHSSPELLAAAAAARLVTRLVDAQTARGSASVVLTGGGTGIAVLEQLRELPARDAVDWSRVDVYWGDERFLPAGDPERNETQARAALLDHLPVDPERVHVMEPSDGRFGDDPEAAAADYAEVLARAARPEDHGPVPTFDVCMLGVGGEGHVASVFPSSPAVYETERTVVAVRNCPKPPPTRVSLTLPAIRHATEVWLLTTGDAKAAAVSMALGEAGEVQLPAAGARGQLRTLWMLDRAAAAKVPGVFVPPLV; from the coding sequence GTGACCCGACCGCAGGTAGTGGTGCACAGCTCCCCCGAGCTGCTGGCGGCGGCCGCCGCGGCGCGGCTGGTGACCAGGCTGGTCGACGCGCAGACGGCGAGGGGTTCGGCCTCGGTGGTGCTGACCGGCGGCGGTACCGGGATCGCCGTGCTCGAACAGCTGCGCGAGCTGCCGGCTCGGGACGCCGTCGACTGGTCGAGGGTGGACGTGTACTGGGGCGACGAGCGGTTCCTGCCCGCGGGCGACCCGGAGCGCAACGAGACGCAGGCCCGCGCGGCGCTGCTGGACCACCTCCCGGTGGACCCGGAGCGCGTGCACGTGATGGAGCCCAGCGACGGGCGCTTCGGCGACGACCCGGAGGCCGCTGCCGCGGACTACGCGGAAGTGCTCGCCCGGGCCGCGCGGCCGGAGGACCACGGGCCGGTGCCGACCTTCGACGTGTGCATGCTCGGCGTCGGCGGCGAAGGGCACGTGGCATCGGTGTTCCCGTCCTCGCCCGCGGTCTACGAGACCGAGCGGACCGTGGTCGCGGTGCGCAACTGCCCCAAGCCGCCGCCCACCCGCGTGTCGCTGACGCTGCCCGCGATCCGGCACGCGACCGAGGTCTGGCTGCTCACCACCGGCGACGCCAAGGCCGCCGCGGTGTCCATGGCGCTCGGCGAGGCCGGAGAGGTCCAGCTGCCCGCGGCCGGTGCCCGGGGTCAGCTGCGCACGCTGTGGATGCTCGACCGCGCCGCCGCCGCGAAGGTGCCGGGGGTTTTCGTCCCACCGCTGGTCTGA
- a CDS encoding phosphoglycerate kinase, with protein MKTLADLLAEGVAGRRVLVRADLNVPLDGSKITDDGRVRASLPTLTKLTEAGARVVVVAHLGRPKGSPDPTFSLAPVAARLGELLGSEVALASDLTGESAKSTVDGLADGRVALLENVRFDARETSKDEAERGALADELAALVGPDGAYVSDGFGVVHRKQASVYDVAKRLPHYAGGLVLAEVEVLRKLTTDTERPYVVVLGGAKVSDKLGVIANLLTKVDRLLIGGGMAYTFLKAQGHEVGKSLLQEDQLDQVRGFLDEADKRGVELVLPVDVLTTTEFAADAEIEIVGTDAIPAERQGLDIGPKSRELFAAKLADARTVFWNGPMGVFEFEAFSGGTRAVAEALVKSDAFSVVGGGDSAAAVRQLGLPEDGFSHISTGGGASLEYLEGKDLPGVSVLED; from the coding sequence TTGAAGACCCTGGCTGACCTGCTGGCCGAGGGTGTTGCGGGTCGGCGCGTCCTCGTGCGCGCCGACCTCAACGTTCCCCTCGACGGTTCGAAGATCACCGACGACGGCCGGGTGCGGGCGTCCCTGCCCACCCTGACCAAGCTCACCGAAGCGGGAGCGCGGGTCGTCGTCGTCGCGCACCTGGGGCGCCCCAAGGGTTCCCCGGACCCCACGTTCTCCCTCGCTCCGGTCGCCGCGCGGCTGGGCGAGCTGCTCGGTTCCGAGGTGGCGCTCGCGTCCGACCTCACCGGGGAGTCCGCGAAGTCCACTGTGGACGGTCTGGCGGACGGCCGGGTCGCGCTGCTGGAGAACGTGCGCTTCGACGCGCGCGAGACCAGCAAGGACGAGGCCGAGCGCGGCGCGCTGGCCGACGAGCTGGCCGCGCTGGTCGGCCCCGACGGCGCCTACGTCTCCGACGGTTTCGGTGTGGTGCACCGCAAGCAGGCGTCGGTCTACGACGTCGCGAAGCGCCTTCCGCACTACGCGGGCGGCCTGGTGCTCGCCGAGGTCGAGGTGCTGCGCAAGCTCACCACCGACACCGAGCGGCCCTACGTCGTCGTGCTCGGCGGCGCGAAGGTCTCCGACAAGCTCGGCGTCATCGCGAACCTGCTGACCAAGGTCGACCGGCTGCTCATCGGCGGCGGCATGGCCTACACCTTCCTCAAGGCCCAGGGGCACGAGGTCGGCAAGTCGCTGCTCCAGGAAGACCAGCTGGACCAGGTCCGCGGGTTCCTCGACGAGGCCGACAAGCGCGGTGTCGAACTGGTGCTCCCGGTGGACGTGCTGACCACCACCGAGTTCGCCGCCGACGCCGAGATCGAGATCGTCGGCACCGACGCCATCCCGGCCGAGCGCCAGGGCCTGGACATCGGCCCGAAGAGCCGCGAGCTGTTCGCCGCGAAGCTGGCCGACGCCCGCACCGTGTTCTGGAACGGCCCGATGGGCGTCTTCGAGTTCGAGGCGTTCTCCGGCGGTACCCGCGCGGTGGCCGAGGCGCTGGTGAAATCCGACGCTTTCAGCGTGGTCGGCGGCGGCGACAGCGCCGCGGCCGTGCGCCAGCTCGGACTGCCCGAGGACGGCTTCTCGCACATCTCCACCGGCGGTGGCGCGTCGCTGGAGTACCTGGAGGGCAAGGACCTGCCCGGCGTCTCGGTTCTGGAGGACTAG
- a CDS encoding RNA polymerase-binding protein RbpA — protein MAGGNAIRGTRVGAGPMGESERGESAPRRRVSYYCSNGHEVKPSFALEAEEPETWDCPRCGLPAGRDSQEPPAPPRNEPYKTHLAYVKERRSDSDGEAILEEALAKLRQQRGE, from the coding sequence ATGGCTGGTGGTAACGCGATCCGCGGCACCAGGGTCGGGGCGGGTCCGATGGGCGAGTCCGAGCGCGGGGAGTCCGCTCCGCGGCGCCGCGTCTCGTACTACTGCTCGAACGGGCACGAGGTGAAGCCGTCCTTCGCGTTGGAGGCCGAGGAGCCGGAGACGTGGGACTGCCCGCGGTGTGGTCTGCCCGCGGGCAGGGACTCGCAGGAGCCCCCGGCTCCGCCGAGGAACGAGCCGTACAAGACGCACCTGGCGTACGTGAAGGAGCGGCGTTCCGACTCCGACGGCGAGGCGATCCTGGAGGAGGCCCTCGCCAAGCTCCGCCAGCAGCGCGGCGAGTAA
- a CDS encoding glycerophosphodiester phosphodiesterase has product MLRRTVLVAVIAALLGTPAAGAAPDVTNIAHRGASHDAPENTLVAMRLGARMRADLVEIDVQRTKDGHLVLMHDTTLARTTDVEQVFPTRAPWKIADFTLAEIKRLDAGSWKNPTFAGERVPTLPEFLRALAPLRVGLLLEAKAPELYPGIEREIARQVGAWPSWRGRVQVQSFNWPWIKAYRALVPKAVLGVLGTPRAEELAEIARYSDQVNPPHASATAEYIAAVHKHGMKANVWTVDSADLMRTLISRKADGIITNRPDVLRDL; this is encoded by the coding sequence ATGCTCCGCCGAACCGTCCTCGTCGCGGTCATCGCCGCGCTGCTGGGCACACCCGCCGCCGGGGCCGCCCCGGACGTCACCAACATCGCGCACCGCGGTGCCTCCCACGACGCACCGGAGAACACCCTCGTCGCGATGCGCCTCGGCGCGCGGATGCGGGCCGACCTGGTGGAGATCGACGTGCAGCGCACCAAGGACGGGCACCTGGTGCTGATGCACGACACCACCCTGGCCCGCACCACCGACGTCGAGCAGGTCTTCCCCACCAGGGCTCCGTGGAAGATCGCCGACTTCACCCTCGCGGAGATCAAGCGGCTGGACGCGGGCTCGTGGAAGAACCCGACGTTCGCCGGTGAACGCGTGCCCACGCTGCCGGAGTTCCTGCGCGCGCTGGCCCCGCTCCGGGTCGGCCTGCTCCTGGAGGCCAAGGCGCCCGAGCTCTACCCGGGCATCGAGCGCGAGATCGCCAGGCAGGTCGGCGCCTGGCCGTCGTGGCGGGGCCGCGTGCAGGTGCAGAGCTTCAACTGGCCGTGGATCAAGGCCTACCGCGCCCTGGTGCCCAAGGCGGTGCTCGGCGTGCTCGGCACCCCCAGGGCCGAGGAGCTGGCCGAGATCGCCCGCTACTCCGACCAGGTCAACCCGCCGCACGCGTCGGCGACCGCCGAGTACATCGCGGCGGTGCACAAGCACGGGATGAAGGCGAACGTGTGGACCGTGGACTCCGCCGACCTCATGCGCACCCTGATCTCCCGCAAGGCCGACGGCATCATCACCAACCGCCCCGACGTGCTCCGCGACCTCTGA